From a single Pseudobutyrivibrio xylanivorans genomic region:
- a CDS encoding RNA polymerase sigma factor produces the protein MKDEEIIELYFNRNERAIEETDIKYGNYLASIAGNILKCAEDVEETLNDTYMKAWKRIPPTRPQIFRIFLGKITRNIAFNKYESMIAKKRGGGQIADVLDELDECIPGSSDVESSILGTELSGIIRDFVNELPEKEAYIFSCRYFYTEDISTIAKKFNMTSNNVSVTLSRLRAKLKRRLVREGYLAS, from the coding sequence ATGAAAGACGAGGAGATAATAGAGTTATATTTCAATCGTAATGAGCGTGCAATAGAAGAGACTGATATTAAGTATGGTAATTATCTGGCATCTATAGCAGGAAATATTTTAAAGTGTGCAGAGGATGTTGAAGAAACCCTCAATGACACTTACATGAAAGCATGGAAGAGAATTCCACCAACAAGACCTCAGATATTTAGAATATTTTTGGGGAAGATTACACGTAACATTGCTTTTAATAAATACGAAAGTATGATAGCGAAAAAAAGGGGCGGTGGACAGATAGCGGATGTATTAGATGAACTAGATGAATGTATCCCAGGTTCATCTGATGTTGAATCATCAATTCTTGGAACCGAGCTGTCAGGGATTATCAGAGACTTCGTAAATGAGTTGCCTGAAAAAGAAGCGTACATTTTTTCTTGCAGATATTTCTATACAGAAGATATCAGTACAATTGCAAAGAAATTTAATATGACTAGTAATAATGTGTCTGTGACACTTAGCAGATTAAGAGCAAAGCTAAAGAGAAGACTTGTAAGGGAGGGATATTTAGCATCATGA
- a CDS encoding GNAT family N-acetyltransferase, whose protein sequence is MVMRVIEKATTKDKDEILKLYKSQLGRKYCPWNEDYPSMETIDFDLSRDALLVMRQEGKIIAAISVDDDEEVNNLECWTSELQPGGELSRLAVSPDCQSKGLAKEMIEKGLEELKDRSYKSLHFLVNRHNLKALKCYSAFPFNKVGECEIYEQPMLCYEMEL, encoded by the coding sequence ATGGTCATGCGAGTAATAGAAAAAGCTACAACAAAAGACAAAGACGAAATTCTTAAACTATATAAATCTCAGTTGGGCAGGAAATACTGTCCATGGAATGAAGACTATCCTTCAATGGAAACAATCGATTTTGATTTATCTAGAGATGCGCTACTTGTAATGCGCCAAGAGGGCAAGATAATAGCCGCAATATCCGTTGATGACGATGAAGAGGTTAATAATTTGGAGTGTTGGACATCTGAATTACAACCTGGCGGCGAACTTTCACGTCTTGCAGTTAGCCCTGATTGTCAAAGTAAAGGCTTAGCAAAAGAAATGATAGAAAAAGGCTTGGAAGAGCTTAAAGACAGAAGCTATAAAAGCCTGCACTTCTTGGTAAATAGACATAATTTAAAAGCACTTAAATGTTATTCTGCCTTCCCATTTAACAAGGTTGGCGAGTGTGAGATATATGAGCAGCCAATGCTTTGCTATGAGATGGAATTGTAA
- a CDS encoding ASCH domain-containing protein: protein MCPFTDVTAEHAFKEGEGDRSLDYWRQVHKEFLESELESIDMAFSEDAKVICEEFELIK, encoded by the coding sequence ATTTGTCCTTTTACTGATGTAACTGCAGAGCATGCTTTTAAAGAGGGTGAAGGCGATAGAAGCCTTGATTATTGGCGTCAGGTTCATAAAGAATTCTTGGAGAGCGAACTTGAATCAATAGATATGGCTTTTAGTGAAGATGCAAAAGTTATTTGTGAAGAGTTTGAATTGATAAAATAA
- a CDS encoding GNAT family N-acetyltransferase, with protein sequence MKIYEVVVNKRDYMDLLFLADEQEDMIDKYLDKGTMYVLDDDGVKGECVVTDEGNGVLEIKNIAVVPESHGKGYGRLLIKFISEKYAGKYMTLQVGTGDSPLTIPFYEKCGFRKHHKIKNFFLDNYDHPIIEEGVQLVDMVYLRKEI encoded by the coding sequence ATGAAAATATATGAAGTAGTAGTTAATAAAAGAGATTATATGGATTTGCTTTTTCTTGCTGATGAGCAGGAGGACATGATTGATAAATACCTGGATAAAGGAACTATGTATGTGCTAGATGATGACGGTGTGAAAGGAGAATGTGTTGTCACAGATGAAGGTAATGGTGTCCTTGAAATAAAGAATATCGCAGTCGTTCCAGAATCTCACGGTAAGGGGTACGGAAGACTTCTCATAAAATTTATTTCTGAGAAGTATGCGGGGAAATATATGACACTACAAGTAGGGACTGGAGATAGCCCACTAACCATTCCTTTTTATGAAAAATGTGGGTTTAGGAAACATCACAAAATAAAAAACTTCTTTCTGGATAATTATGATCATCCTATTATCGAGGAAGGAGTTCAGTTGGTAGACATGGTGTATTTGAGGAAGGAAATATAA
- a CDS encoding alpha/beta fold hydrolase → MKTKRNISLKIAKVIGIIIAVLIFLCLLATVGFRGLNYIHHKILYKNGVNETTYIDINGQEQYVMMMGQDATNPVIIYLHGGPAGPDTFMTYCFSDYLTDEYTFIGWDQRGCGRTYYKNIKEDPNNETVSFDQALDDLDELVNYACDRFGQDKVIIMGHSYGTTLGSTYVKQHPEKVQAYIGIGQLVSLEDADIYSYHDAVAKAQLAGDDTTDMDNAFQNFCDNPGIPTLITLRGYTSKYHPVENESGQVGLAWFSPYTNIDDLKWFSKQLGDVDRFVELNKPLYDTLMTFSVYDDSLDYEVPVCFVSGADDWVCPTDKTAEYYEAITAPQKKMYVIDKCGHDVHFANPEEFDEDVKAFLDSIEE, encoded by the coding sequence ATGAAAACAAAGAGAAATATATCATTAAAAATAGCTAAAGTAATAGGAATAATTATTGCAGTGCTAATTTTCCTGTGTCTTCTAGCTACAGTGGGATTTAGAGGTTTAAACTATATCCATCACAAAATCTTATACAAGAATGGTGTTAATGAGACTACCTATATTGATATTAATGGGCAGGAACAATATGTAATGATGATGGGTCAGGATGCGACTAATCCTGTAATTATTTATTTACATGGCGGACCTGCTGGACCAGATACTTTCATGACTTATTGTTTTTCTGATTATCTTACTGATGAATATACATTTATTGGTTGGGACCAGCGCGGTTGTGGAAGGACTTATTATAAAAACATAAAAGAAGATCCAAATAACGAAACAGTATCTTTTGATCAAGCTTTAGATGATTTGGATGAACTCGTCAATTATGCATGTGATAGATTTGGCCAGGATAAAGTAATAATCATGGGACATTCCTATGGCACAACTTTAGGAAGTACTTATGTAAAGCAGCATCCTGAAAAGGTGCAGGCTTATATTGGTATAGGTCAGCTAGTTTCATTAGAGGATGCTGATATATATAGCTATCATGATGCTGTTGCTAAGGCACAATTGGCAGGAGATGATACAACTGATATGGACAATGCTTTCCAGAACTTCTGCGATAACCCTGGCATTCCAACATTAATTACGTTGAGAGGATATACTTCTAAATATCATCCTGTAGAAAATGAGTCAGGCCAAGTAGGACTAGCATGGTTTTCGCCATATACAAACATTGACGATTTGAAGTGGTTTTCAAAGCAACTAGGAGATGTTGATAGGTTCGTAGAGCTAAACAAACCTTTATATGACACACTGATGACATTTAGCGTATATGATGATTCATTAGATTATGAAGTGCCAGTTTGTTTTGTTTCAGGCGCGGATGATTGGGTTTGCCCAACTGACAAGACTGCAGAATACTATGAAGCAATTACAGCTCCACAGAAAAAAATGTATGTAATTGATAAATGTGGTCACGATGTTCATTTTGCTAACCCAGAGGAATTTGATGAGGATGTAAAGGCGTTTCTGGATTCAATAGAAGAGTAA
- a CDS encoding ASCH domain-containing protein — protein sequence MTAEQLWQKSGLTGEYEAWAFSDAPDKLAALVCEGTKTATCSSYDMYAVENEPIPKVGDYSIILDSKDNAVCIVRTSKITICPYKDVTAEHAYKEGEGDRSLDYWRQVHKEFLESELESIDMAFSEDAKVICEEFELIK from the coding sequence ATGACAGCAGAACAATTATGGCAAAAATCAGGATTAACAGGTGAATATGAAGCATGGGCATTTTCTGATGCCCCAGATAAATTGGCAGCACTTGTGTGTGAAGGAACAAAAACAGCAACATGCTCATCCTACGATATGTATGCAGTAGAAAATGAACCGATTCCAAAAGTTGGAGATTATAGCATTATTCTTGATTCTAAGGACAATGCAGTCTGTATTGTACGCACATCTAAGATTACAATTTGTCCTTATAAGGATGTAACTGCGGAGCATGCATATAAAGAGGGCGAAGGTGATAGAAGCCTTGATTATTGGCGTCAGGTTCATAAAGAATTCTTGGAGAGCGAACTTGAATCAATAGATATGGCTTTTAGTGAAGATGCAAAAGTTATTTGTGAAGAGTTTGAATTGATAAAATAA
- a CDS encoding CPBP family intramembrane glutamic endopeptidase gives MPIILSGQYQASVNIIYGLISFFIEVMILTMIFCWSRKSSGSVIPAIILHTTHNLVDQSYLQPLSTNANVPYLSGEQGIITIIVGTLMVIVLWLVEVKE, from the coding sequence ATGCCAATTATTCTTAGTGGACAATATCAGGCAAGTGTGAATATAATATATGGACTAATCAGTTTCTTTATAGAAGTAATGATTTTGACAATGATTTTTTGCTGGTCACGAAAGTCTAGTGGAAGTGTCATTCCAGCAATTATATTACATACTACACACAACTTGGTTGACCAGTCATATTTACAGCCGCTTAGTACAAATGCAAACGTCCCATATCTCAGTGGAGAACAGGGGATTATTACCATTATAGTAGGCACATTAATGGTAATTGTTTTATGGTTAGTAGAAGTTAAGGAATGA
- a CDS encoding alpha/beta hydrolase family protein yields the protein MSNKGQSLCGYMYQASDSAKGIIVFAHGLGGGGHNSYMSCINYLASNGFMVFAYDATGNDESEGDGVNGIPQGVIDLDYAISFVESYEEFPDLPILLFGHSWGAYSVCSVLKYHPEVQAVIACSGFNKSTDIIEIQGKKEIDNGIYAMLPFMKLYEAVQFRQYASADSLSGIASSTAPIMIVQSSDDEVVPLDYGYNLFYSKLKTDEGVSFVKVNKLGHNLGFEKYKIDKYYDKQSENLFNSFVDFYNKSI from the coding sequence ATGTCAAATAAAGGCCAGTCTCTATGTGGATATATGTATCAAGCCAGTGATTCTGCAAAAGGGATTATAGTATTTGCTCACGGACTTGGGGGCGGAGGACACAATAGTTATATGAGCTGCATCAATTACTTGGCAAGCAACGGGTTTATGGTATTTGCTTATGATGCAACTGGAAATGATGAAAGCGAAGGGGATGGAGTTAATGGAATACCACAAGGCGTGATTGACTTGGATTATGCCATTTCTTTTGTGGAAAGCTATGAGGAATTCCCAGATTTACCAATCCTGTTATTTGGTCATAGCTGGGGAGCATATAGTGTGTGCTCAGTTTTAAAATACCATCCAGAGGTACAGGCTGTGATTGCCTGTTCCGGATTTAATAAATCTACAGACATTATCGAAATTCAAGGGAAAAAGGAGATTGATAACGGCATTTATGCGATGTTACCTTTTATGAAGCTTTATGAAGCAGTTCAATTTAGGCAATATGCTTCTGCTGACTCTTTATCAGGTATTGCATCTTCTACGGCGCCTATTATGATAGTCCAAAGCAGTGATGATGAGGTAGTTCCGTTGGATTATGGATATAATCTTTTTTATTCAAAATTGAAAACCGATGAAGGAGTCAGCTTTGTTAAGGTGAATAAGCTGGGACATAATCTTGGTTTTGAAAAATACAAGATAGACAAATATTACGACAAGCAAAGTGAAAATCTTTTTAACAGCTTTGTAGATTTTTATAACAAGAGTATTTAA